GAGAATGCCGCAGCCGGCTCGGGCTCATCTTTGGTCGCGCCCGCGGAGGGCGAGCTGGCCGGCCCCACCGGCAGCGACCTCTACCTGGACCTGAGCCTCAACGGCAACCCGCAGGGGCTGGTGCACTTTGGCCTGCGCGGCCAGGAGCTGTGGGCCAGCGCCGCCACGCTGCGGCAGCTGGGCTTTGTGCTGCCGGCGGGCGTGTCCGACCCGGTGCGGCTCAAGAGCCTTCCGGGGTTGCAGATCAAGTACGACGCCGCCACCCAGAGCGTTGCAATCAACGCCTCCGCCGATGTGCTGCGACTGCCCACGACGGTGGTCGACACGTCGACGACCATCGTGCCCAAGGCCAGCGCTTCGCCCGGCCTGCTGCTCAACTACGACCTGTATGGCACGCAGGGCCGCGGCAACACGTCGAGCCTGAACGCGCTGACCGAGTTGCGCGCGTTCACCGGAAGCACGGTGCTCAGCAACACGATGATGTCGCGCTCGGCGCGCCTTCCGGGCGAAGGCTGGACGCACGACTCGGTGCGGCTGGACACGACGCTGAGCACCTCGTTCCCTGAAGACATGCTGACGCTTCGCGTGGGCGACACCACTACGGCCGCGCTGCCGTGGTCGCGCTCCACGCGCATCGGCGGCATCCAGCTGTCGCGCAACTTTGCGCTGCAGCCCTATCGCACGACCACGCCGCTGCCGGCCTTCCTGGGGGCGGCCGCGCTGCCTTCGCAGGTGGAGCTGTACATCAACGGCATGCGCCAGTACACGGGCCAGGTGCCGGCGGGGCCGTTTCAACTGAAGACGGTGCCGAGCATCAATGGTGCAGGCAATGCCCAGGTGGTGTTGACCGATGCCTTCGGCCGTGCGACGACGCTCGACTTTTCGTTGTACGACACGCAGCGGCTGCTGGAGGCGGGCCTGTCGGACTGGTCGGTGGACCTGGGCATGGTGCGCAAGGACTACGGCCTGCGCTCGTTCGAATACGGCAGCGATCCGGCGGCCAGCGGCACCTGGCGCTATGGCGTGAACAACAGCTTCACGATGGAAGCGCATGGCGAAGCCACCAAGGGATTGGTGAAGGCCGGCGTGGGCGGCGCCTGGCTGCTCGGCCAGAGCGGTGTGCTGGCGGGCGCGGTGGCGCGCAGCAGCTACCGCTCGGAGCAAGGCTCGCTGGCCAACCTGGGCTACAGCTGGCGCGACAACCACTTCAACTTTGCGGTCGAAGGCACGCGCACCTACGGCGAGTACGGCGACGTGGCGTCGCTGTACGGCAGCGCGCCCGCGCGCGGATCGGGCCGCGCCTCGATCGGCTACACCACGGGGAGCTTCGGCAGCTTTGGCCTGAGCTTCCTGTACCTGCGCTATCCGGCGCAGCAGCCGACGCGGCTGGCCAGCGTCTACTGGTTCAGCGCGATAGGCCGCGGCGCCTCGGTGAACGTGAGCCTCAACCAGAACCTGGACAACCGCCGCGAGCGCAGCCTGTACGTCGGCTTCACCTGGGCGCTGGACGGCAAGATCACGGCCAGCACCGGCGTGCAGCGCGACGGCGACCGCACCACCTTCTCGGCCGACGCGCAAAGCTCGATTCCGGGCGAAGGCGGCATCGGCTGGCGCGCCGGCCTGCGCCAAGGCGGCGGCCAGAACGGCGGCCAGGCCGAGGTCGACTACCTGGGCCGCTACGGCCGCGCGATGGCCGGCATCAGCGTGCTGGGCGACAGCCGCTATGCCTACGCGGGCGCCACGGGTTCGATCGCGTTCATGGGCGGCCAGCCCTTTGCGGCGCGGCGCATCGACGATGCCTTTGCGGTGGTTTCCACCGACGGCATTGCGGGCGTGCCGGTGAGGCTGGAGAACCGCGACATCGGCACCACCGACAGCCACGGCATGCTGCTGGTGGCACCGCTGCGGGCCTACCAGAACAACCAGCTGTCGATCGACCCGATGCAGTTGCCGGCGGACGTGCGGATCGAGCGCGTGAAAACGGTGGCCACGCCGAGCGACCGCGCCGGCACGCTGGTGCGCTTTGGCATCGCGCCGATCAATGCGGCGGCGCTGCTGCTGGCGGACGAGGCGGGCAAGCCGCTGCCGCTGGGCAGCCGCGTACGCGCGAACGGCGGCACCGGCGAGCCGGCGCTGGTCGGCTTTGACGGCGCGGTGTACCTGGAGTCTCTGCAGCCGCGCAACACGCTCGACGTGCAGACGCCGGGCGGGCGCTGCCGCGCGAGCTTCGACTATCGCAAGGACGGCGCGGGCATTCCGCAGATCGGACCGCTGCGCTGCATCAGGGAGGCCAGGACGCCATGAGCTTTTTGACTCGCACCTTGCGGGCGCTGCGCCTGCCCTTGTTTTGCGCGCTGCTGTGGTGGGTGGGTGCGGGGAGCGCGCAGGCGACGATCACGTGCACCGCGACGATGACGAACCTGGCCTTTGGCACGGTCGACCTGGTCGACGGGAGCACGCCGCCCTCCCCCACCGCCACACTGAACTACACCTGCACCAACAACAGCACTGTCGCCGAGATCGTCAGGGCCTGCTTCAACATCGGCGACGGCGACGAAGGCCTGACAAACTTCAATCCGCGCGTCATGAAGAACGCCGCAGGAAACAGCCTGAAGTTCCAGCTCTATCAGGGGACGAGCAACGTTGTCTGGGGTTCAAGCGGCAACGGGCAGGTGCCGAGTCCCTTCGTTGCCACGTTCACCGTTCCTCGCCG
This genomic window from Variovorax paradoxus contains:
- a CDS encoding fimbria/pilus outer membrane usher protein → MSFAAQAENAAAGSGSSLVAPAEGELAGPTGSDLYLDLSLNGNPQGLVHFGLRGQELWASAATLRQLGFVLPAGVSDPVRLKSLPGLQIKYDAATQSVAINASADVLRLPTTVVDTSTTIVPKASASPGLLLNYDLYGTQGRGNTSSLNALTELRAFTGSTVLSNTMMSRSARLPGEGWTHDSVRLDTTLSTSFPEDMLTLRVGDTTTAALPWSRSTRIGGIQLSRNFALQPYRTTTPLPAFLGAAALPSQVELYINGMRQYTGQVPAGPFQLKTVPSINGAGNAQVVLTDAFGRATTLDFSLYDTQRLLEAGLSDWSVDLGMVRKDYGLRSFEYGSDPAASGTWRYGVNNSFTMEAHGEATKGLVKAGVGGAWLLGQSGVLAGAVARSSYRSEQGSLANLGYSWRDNHFNFAVEGTRTYGEYGDVASLYGSAPARGSGRASIGYTTGSFGSFGLSFLYLRYPAQQPTRLASVYWFSAIGRGASVNVSLNQNLDNRRERSLYVGFTWALDGKITASTGVQRDGDRTTFSADAQSSIPGEGGIGWRAGLRQGGGQNGGQAEVDYLGRYGRAMAGISVLGDSRYAYAGATGSIAFMGGQPFAARRIDDAFAVVSTDGIAGVPVRLENRDIGTTDSHGMLLVAPLRAYQNNQLSIDPMQLPADVRIERVKTVATPSDRAGTLVRFGIAPINAAALLLADEAGKPLPLGSRVRANGGTGEPALVGFDGAVYLESLQPRNTLDVQTPGGRCRASFDYRKDGAGIPQIGPLRCIREARTP